From a region of the Carassius auratus strain Wakin chromosome 31, ASM336829v1, whole genome shotgun sequence genome:
- the LOC113050371 gene encoding poly(U)-specific endoribonuclease-A-like — protein MKLSLILFLTVTLIFQGCSASVSDAEIKSLSETLYKLDHNRATASELVIDPQTLISPSETGSKNDHSSRPLFKQVSSTLLSKPTYKALLNLLDNYRRMTGEVEDVPSQEVQEQDTFLQQTMNTDVGRELYNFLHSKGVYSSQSEFIQDLKMMWFGLYSRSSGKLDSSGFEHIFVGEIKSGKVSGFHNWLQFYLSEKQGLLNYYSHSFDGPWSTYPDVLGMQFEWDGYFKEVGSAFIGCSPEFDLAIYSLCYITRPGKKCYVSLGGQTLGIQTYTWDNSSYGDGKKYIGSAYPATP, from the exons ATGAAGCTCAGCCTGATTCTCTTTCTCACCGTCACCCTGATCTTTCAGGGCTGCAGTG CCAGTGTCTCTGACGCTGAGATCAAGTCTTTGTCCGAGACGCTGTACAAATTAGACCATAACAGGGCCACAGCCTCAGAGCTGGTCATCGATCCTCAGACACTGATCTCTCCTTCTGAGACCGGCTCCAAGAATGACCACTCATCCCGCCC ATTGTTCAAGCAAGTGAGTAGTACGTTGCTCTCCAAGCCCACGTATAAAGCTCTGCTGAATCTATTAGACAACTATAGAAGGATGACAGGAGAAGTGGAGGATGTGCCCTCACAGGAAGTCCAGGAGCAAGACACTTTCCTCCAGCAGACCATGAACACTGATGTGGGCAGGGAGCTTTACAATTTCCTCCACTCTAAAG gtGTATACTCATCACAGAGCGAGTTTATCCAGGATCTGAAGATGATGTGGTTTGGTCTTTACTCTCGATCTAGTGGCAAACTGGACTCCAGCGGGTTTGAACACATCTTTGTCG GGGAAATTAAGAGCGGAAAGGTGTCTGGTTTCCACAACTGGCTGCAGTTTTATCTGAGTGAGAAACAGGGACTCCTGAATTACTACAGTCATAGCTTTGATGGCCCT TGGAGCACATACCCTGATGTATTAGGAATGCAGTTTGAATGGGATGGCTATTTCAAAGAGGTTGGTTCTGCGTTTATTGGCTGTAGTCCTGAATTTGATCTGGCTATCTACAGTCTTTGCTACATCACCCGCCCTGGCAAAAA ATGTTATGTGAGTTTGGGAGGACAGACTCTGGGCATTCAGACCTATACATGGGACAACAGCAGCTATGGGGATGGAAAGAAGTACATAGGCTCTGCTTACCCTGCCACACCATGA